The following coding sequences are from one Candidatus Aegiribacteria sp. window:
- a CDS encoding DUF4372 domain-containing protein: MKHNISFFSQVLQQLPCSIFRGHVKRCKTERNAKGFTSWTHLVSMLFCHLARAESLREICNGLA, from the coding sequence ATGAAACATAATATCAGCTTCTTCAGCCAGGTGCTTCAGCAGCTTCCATGCAGTATCTTCAGAGGACATGTAAAACGTTGTAAGACAGAACGTAATGCAAAAGGGTTCACTTCGTGGACCCATCTTGTATCAATGCTGTTCTGTCATTTAGCAAGAGCGGAATCGCTTCGTGAGATTTGTAACGGTCTCGCCG